The DNA window CTGATTTGATTAGATAATGactttagatttggttagattgagttggtttggtttttgttattgaacttaggggtattttaggtatttttgagaaaataaagggCTTGGGGCGGTTTTTTGGGACGGTTTAGGGTAAAAGGGGTTTAGCTGATCAttaggtaaagtttagggggtttacggcagtttttttttatcagggggtttagcgtaaggtacccctaaagtcagggtccgtgggtgattattagccctttatctatactatatataaaagtacggatggaggggagggacaggcaaatttactgaataatccttttcagtttactactaaataaaggttttatagtcattaaccaattagttatttaattaatcactattataattaaaattctaattagaataggtagttaaattgtctccaaattagtaggaatacctatcttttagtttgattgaactataaattaaaatactgtatttggtcaatatattattatttaaatttcaattttattatttttaaagatattattaataaaattaagttaattatttaattataattattatatgaccaaaagaaaaataaatttagtatggaaacaaatttaataaccgaatttattatatttatttttacaaaaattcttaattaatttaatattaattataaataaaaaattgatataattataataaatttactaatatatacaTTCACAAGTTACGTTatgagccacgtgcatagcacgtaatgcgaaactaattttataaaaaatactctttattttaaagaatactATGCACCTCTGTCCCGTTTATTAACCCCACAAAATTTTCAAGCATAATGGCATAAATAACAATTGACTAAAATCACCCATTAATGAAGATGACATTAATTAGACATTATTGTTGACCATATTATTTCAAGGAAAAGTTTTTTGGCCAAAAAATAAGCAGAATGGGTATCTTTgtaaaaacttaaatttaattgacatgcaaaatattaataataaatttaaaaagtattggtaaaataaatctcaaatttatttttatagcgatttaattaaaacgtttaaaatattatataacaaattccaattttttttatttttacaatttgtaGACACAATCAGTTTTTTGATAGTTTTGTCTCTTTTTAGGCTACAAAgtggaaaaatacaaaaaattgagattttatttgattttttttaaacgttagaatttagTATGCTAATACATATATCTGATATGACTGTTACGTATGTAAAAATGGCCAAAAAATGGTAGagctataaattataaaaaatttaaaaaatttaatttatttcgtaacattttaaatatttaaataaaattattgtaaaaattaaaatttgccGTTTATTATGTATAATAGTATTGATTGTTATGCACCTCTATCCCGTTTATTAACCCCCACACAATTTTCAAACATAATGTCATAACAATTGACTAAAATCACCCATTAATGAAGATGACATTAATTAGACATTACTATTGACCATATTATTTCAAGGGAAATTTTTTTGGCCAGAAAATAACCCGAAAGGTATCTTTACAAAAAGGGATTATTGTAATTTTGGTGTTTGAACttgtttaaaaatatcaatttggtgtttgaactaatatttatttcaatttggtaTTTTAACCTGAATATAAATTACATATCAGTGTTTTAACAGGTAACCATCAGGTAGTCGGGAAAGGAATTGATTACATGGATTAATTAATAttgtattaattaaaatgaaccGAGTCAAGTGAACTTAGCACAAAACTCCATCAACTGAATGATCTTCACACAAGACTTTAGCAAAGATTGTGTTTTGAGCAAAACTTCAAATGTTCATTTTCAACAATTGCAATGACTATTATGATATTTTGGTTCCATgggttaattatattttgattccGTTAACGAATGTGTTAATCACATCATTGTAGTGGTATTATTgtgtattttaattaaattcttattttttgattttaatccggttatttttttggataaatatgTATTATGTTGCATATTGAGCAAACATTATGTATAAATGCTGTAAGTTGCATATGCATTTTCATTGAGACATTTCTTCAAACGCATTGAGCAGAATATCTTAGATGtgcaaaatatataaaattcatctttcattcaagcatttcatgccctaaacttttaaaattccaAATGATCCAAATATCCGTTACAAGCACCACAAGAAGCAAATCATGTTTTCATAATACTTCTTCTCTCACAATATCAGATTAATTTGTGCAGCTCTTATGTCCATTGATGGAGAAAgagtgaaaaataaaataaaataaagattatAAAGAAGAGACAGAAAAGAAATAAcacaaatttgaaattgaagaaacaaaaataaaattccaaaGAGGATCAAACTGAAATTATTCAATGAAAATAGTTGGAGAAGAAACcctaatttatattcaattctTACCGTTGGTCTTTCAATTAATTTATGTCTTTAAATTCCACATCATTTATGTTTAATGTGCCTTTTTGTATATGtgtaaattaattaatccatGTAATCAATTCCTTTCCCATGGTTACCTGTTAAAAACACTGATATGTAATTTATTTCCAGGTTAAAAcaccaaattgaaataaatattagCTCAAAcaccaaattgatatttttaaaaaagttcaaacaccaaaattataataatcccTTACAATATGGAGAGAGACTTGTCTAAAGTTTACACTTAATATTAGGCGTTTGCCTCTTCTCTtgtatcaaaaagaaaaagtttaaTGCTCTCTAACTTACGTCAAACAAGAGGGTCACCAAACCGCATCCTTTTCATATTTACGTCATTATAAGTGGATGACCAATGGCTATTTATTCAATATAGTTAGAAAAATGTTGAGCTCCCATCAGTTCTCATCAGAGCTGCAGCAACATGGAACTTCCTCATTGTTGCTACCCTTATTCTTCACCATCTTAGCCTCCTCCTTCATTATCTTCTTCTTCAAGAAACCGTCTCCACTCAACCGAAAACTACCACCTTCCCCACCTAACTTTCCAATCATAGGAAACCTCCACCAACTCGGCTTACATCCTCACCGCTCTCTTCGCTCCTTGGCTCATACACATGGTCCTATAATGTTGCTTCACTTAGGGAGTAAACCAGTCTTGGTTATCTCATCAGCTGAACTAGCTCGCGATGTCATGAAAACCCAAGATCTTATTTTTGCCGACAGACCTATTACAAAAATCCAGATGATGCTTCTATATGACAAGAAAGATGTGGCTTTTGCTTCTTATGGTGAATACTGGAGACAAATAAAAAGCTTATGTGTTCTGCATTTGCTAAGTAACAAAAGGGTAAGGTCTTACAGCAAAATTAGAGAAGAAGAGATAAATTTAATAATCGATACCCTAAAgaactcttcttcttcaacaTCAGTAGTGAATTTAAGTGATCTTATTATAAAGGTAACCAATAATATAGTTTGCAGAATAGCTATGGGGAAAAAGTATAACCTGGTAGAATTAGGAGGGAGAGCGTTTAAGGAGATTTTCAATGACATTGCAGATCTTTTGGGAAGTTCTGATGTTGGGGATTATATTCCATGGCTTGGTTGGGTTAATCATGTGACTGGGTTGTATGCTAAAGCTCGAAAAGTGGCTAAAGAGTTTGATGATTTCCTAGAAAATGTAGTTGAAGAACATATCGCTAGCGGTTGCTATATGAAAGAAGATACTACTAATAAGGATTTTGTGGATGTTCTGCTTTGGCTTCAGAAAGAGAACTTAGCTGGTTTTCCTATTGATAGAACTTGCATCAAGGCTATCACTCTGGTAACTTATTAAAATCTCTCTGTCTATCTTTCTTTTATGTCGAAAATAAATTGGAGACATTATATTCCAACACCATAACCTTAAGTTTGAACTACTCCACTTTAATACAACAAAGGAAAATTTCAATTACACACAAGTACAATTACATGAGTTactaattttcttaaaaatttTATACTTGTTTTGGATAGGATATATTTGCAGGAGGTACAGACACTACATACACATTGATGGAATGGGTAATGACTGAACTCCTAAGGCATCCTGAGATCATGAAGAGAGTCCAAAGTGAAATAAGAGAAATTGCCAAAgacaaaatatttatatcagAAACGGATTTGAATAAACTGCAATACTTAAAAGCAGTGATCAAGGAAACTTTTCGAATGCATCCTCCGGTCCCATTACTAGTTCCTCGTGTAGCTAGGAAAGATGTCAAATTACAGGGATACGACATTGCAGCAGGAACCCAAGTGCTAATTAACGCTTTTGCAATAGGTAGAGATGCTGCATCATGGGACCAAGCTGAAGAGTTTCGGCCAGACAGATTCCTAAATAGTTCTATTGATTTTAGAGGACATGATTTTGAGCTGATACCATTTGGATCAGGCAGAAGAATTTGTCCCGGTATTCATTTTGCAACGATCACATATGAACTTGTGCTAGCAAATTTGCTGTACAAGTTTGACTGGACACTGCATGGTGTAGCTAAAGGAGAAGATTTGGATACTACTGAAAGCACCGGTATCTCTATCCATAAAAGAAATCCACTTTTTGTTGTTGCAACTCCACACATATAATTAATAATGCAgttatttcatatattatatatagttATTAGTGTACTACGTATTTACTGTTTGTCTGTATTTTAGTTAGCTTTAAAAAGAATTCAGTATACACTGAATAATAGTACTTTATATTCCATAAAAGAAAGGGTCAAATGcaaactaaataattttaagtattttatcaatttttgtaTCTTGTCCATCAATGGAACTGTAAgactaaataatatataatgaataagtaattaaattaagtttgaGTTGgtaatatgaatataaataaattagagaGCTTTGGACAACTAAATCGACGAGAGTGTTTTGATCACATACTCAAAAGTCGAGACCACACATTGTTTTGGTCCTCAAGAAGGGAGATGCGAATCGCTAGCTAGAATAAAGTTGGTCAGCTAGAATATATTTAACAAGTAATTAAATCAAGTTAAGCGAAATATAAAGGAGAAGAAGCAACTGTTGAGCTTGCTTTACCTCAACTTCTGCATACCTTTGATTGGGAAATGCCAGCAGGTGTAAAAGCTCAGGATATCGATAATACCAAGCTTTTGGGATCTCAACGCACAGGGTCACGCCGTTGTTAGATCGCACTCTGATagtgattttgtttttccaTGCGTCAAGATTAGCACTCTGTAATAATAAGATATGCACTGCATTTTGTACGGCTGGCTCTAATTTCTTTTATTCCCTGCCAACTGTGTGATTGTTTAGAGAAAAATAATCTGTCATAAGCATTACATCAAACACTTTGAAGGCCAAACTCTGCGTTAATCAATGGCTCTAATTACAGATATTTGTGGAAGATCAAACTTGTAACCCCAGCATTCCGGTAAACATATTTCAGAACATTCTCTGCCTTCTTGTCCGCCCTTTTAGGGTATCGGAATCGAACTAATGATTGAGCAAATATTGGTACTGGTACTCCATATAAATGTTGAATGGTGagaaaaaatatgaaagatAAATGATGTTTGACATGCCATAGACACAGATCAAAAGGACAAATGAGAGATCATCTCCCCCACAAGAGAACATACATCTTCGCAAATAAGAGATGTTTGGTTCGATTGCTCCGTGAAAATGGTTTGATTCGGTTTCTATTAAGGTAAAGTTTGATGTTCTTTTCAATCCGATTTGAACACTTTTGAAAACCAAAAGAAATGACTTACcgaataaaacataaaaaaaaacttttattttctaaaaaataatataaatatatatatatatatatatatatatatatatatatatatatatatatatatattagtctttattctttaatttttttaattattgttgatgCATAAATCCATAGATTTCTACAgcacataaatattttttttaagtaaaatgttgAAATATAGAAATCGGAAAACGCAAAAACATTGTTTTAGCGTTTGCATTACGCTTCTAATGTccaaaaatatcataaaagaaaaataaaatatccatACAAATAACCGTAAATTTAACCTAACAAAATCTGTAAGACACCTGCCGACTAAAATCATGCGAATTTCAAACCATTCCAAAAAGATTGAGCAATCACGTCAAAATCAATCAACGGCTCAATCAGACAAACAAAATCAGGAGAAAACTGtttgcaaaaagaaaaaagatacCTCTGAGTTTCTAAATTTCCCATACCACGGCAATGATCTTCATAAAGTCAGTTTATCAGGTTTTCTGGTGACTTTATATTTGTCCTGCTTTTTCCCTTGAATAGTTTCTAGTAACAGTTGTCCATTTCTCATTTTCCTCAACTTCGTCAGCCCAAGACTTGCTGATATGCTGACTGCCCTTGGTTTCAGGTTCAATTTCAATGTTTGTAATGTCACAGCTTAAAGTAGTAATACCTTCTTCAGTTGGAACAATTGAAGTAGCAGGATTCAAGTTTTCAGATACTGTCAAGTTCACCAAATCAGTTTTATCTGATTTATTCTCCATGTTCCTTTGATCATTCCGATCTGCCTTAGAATTATGCAGGTCAAATTGCAATGTTTTAAATACATTATTAATAGGAATGGTATCTGAATCAGGTTTCTTTTGTTTCCATATTTTGGTTGTCTCCATAGTTTTCTCCTTATGGTCATGATTTCTTGAATTCTGATGCATACTGCATTCTGTTGCTAAATGGCCAATGTTTGAGCAAACTGAACCAAAGTGAGGGAGGTTTTCATAAACGACCTCAATGAAGAAGCTTTTTCCAATCCgttcaattaaaagttattCTGGTAAACTATAATATCCACTAAAATTCAAGCATAATGCCCAAATTATGCTGTATGAGTTGCACTATCAATCTCTAAAGGAACTCCAATCCCTTTTGCTATTGAAGCTAATGTCTTTGGATGCCAATATTCCCACGGAAGCTAGTATAATATAACAAAGGTTAGGGTGTTTGTTGATTTCTGCTCGTTTGGATGAAAATCTGGAGTCCAATGCTGGAGTCTAATGATTCCTGGTTTTAAAGAAAATGATCCTCTTCCCTAAACTGCATTCTTTCCATGAACTGAATTCAGGATTACGTTATAAAATATGACAAAACCGGTAAAGTGAAGGGCCTCCGTATGGGTTTTGTctatttttggatgattaagGCTAAATAAATTTGGTATATTTTGAGTAAGATTTTTATTTGCATACATGCAAGTTGAGAAGTTTGTGGCCTCCATGCATTATAGGTTGTGTGATTGACAAATAACCAAATCTCTTCTTCCATACAATATCATTACTGCTCTCTAACTTGCGGCAAACAAGAGGGTGACCAGACCGCCTCCTTTTCATATTTACGCCATTATAAGTGGATGAGCAGTGGCTAGTTATTCAATATAGTCAGAAAAATGTTGAGCTCCCATCAGTTCTCATCAGAGCTGCAGCAACATGGAACTTCCTCATTGTTGCTACCCTTATTCTTCACCATCTTAGCCTCGTCCTTCATTATCTTCTTCTTCAAGAAACCTTCTCCACTCAACCGAAATCTACCACCTTCTCCACCTAAGTTTCCAATCATAGGAAACCTCCACCAACTCGGCTTACATCCTCACCGCTCTCTTCGGTCCTTGGCTCATACACATGGTCCTATAATGTTGCTTCACTTCGGGAGTAAACCAGTCTTGGTTGTCTCATCAGCTGAACTAGCTCGCAATATCATGAAAACCCAAGATCTTATCTTTGCTGACAGACCTACTAGAAAAATCCAGATGATGCTTATGTATGACCAGAAAGATGTAGCTTTCGCTTCTTATGGCGAATACTGGAGACAAATGAAAAGCTTATGCGTTTTGCATCTATTAAGTAACAAAAGGGTACGGTCTTACAGCAAAATTAGAGAAGAAGAGATAAATTTAATGATCGATACCTTAAagaactcttcttcttcttcaacatCAGTAGTGAATTTAAGTGAAGTTATTGTAAAGGTAACCAATCATGTAGTTTGCAGAATAGCTATGGGGAAAAAGTATAACCCGGTAGAATCAGGAGGGAGGGCGTTTAAGGAGATTTTCAATGACTTTACATATGTTTTAGGAAGTTTTGATGTTGGGGATTATATTCCATGGCTTGGTTGGGTTAATCATGTGACTGGGTTGTATGCTAAAGCTCGAAAAGTGGCTAAAGAGTTAGATGATTTCCTAGAAAATGTAGTTGAAGAACATATTGCTAGCGGTTGCTATATGAAAGAAGATACTAATCAGGATTTTGTGGATGTTATGCTTTGGCTTCAGAAAGAGAACTTAACAGGTTTTCCTATTGACAGAACTTGCATCAAGGCTATCACTCTGGTAACTTATTAAAATCTCTCTGTCTCTCTTTCTTTTATGTCAAAAATAAATTGGAGACATTATATTCCAACTCCATAACCCCAAATTTGAACTACTCCACTTTAATTACAGCAAAGGAAAATTTTAATTGCACGCAAATACAATTATGCTAGTTACTAATTTTCTTGAAATTGCATACTTGTTTTGGATAGGATATATTCGCAGCAGGTACAGACACTACATACACATTGATGGAATGGGCAATGACGGAACTCCTAAGGCATCCTGAGATCATGAAGAGAGTCCAAAATGAAATAAGAGAAATTGCCAAAGACAAAACATTTATATCAGAAGCGGATTTGAATAAATTACAATACTTAAAAGCAGTGATTAAGGAAACTTTTCGAATGCATCCTCCAGTCCCGTTACTAGTTCCTCGAGTAGCTATGAAAGATGTCAAATTACAGGGATACGACATTGCAGCAGGAACCCAAGTGCTGATTAATGCTTATGCAATAGGTAGAGATCGTGCATTATGGGACCAACCTGAAGAGTTTCAGCCAGACAGATTCCTAAATAGTTCTATTGATTTTAGAGGACATGATTTTGAGCTGATACCATTTGGATCAGGCAGAAGAATGTGTCCTGGTATCCATTTCGCAATGATCACGGATGAACTTGCGCTAGCAAATTTGTTGTACAAGTTTGACTGGACACTGCATGGTGTAGCTAAAGGAGAAGATTTGGATACTACTGAAAGCACTGGTATctctattcataaaaaaaatccactTTTTGTTGTTGCAACTCCATTCATATAATTGTTGATGTGGTTATCtcatatatatagtatatatgaTTATTTATGTACTACTTATCTACTGTTTGTCTGTATTTTATATAGCTTTAAAAAGAATTCAGTATACTCTGTGAATAATAATACTCTTGTTTATTTGGTTGATCACTAACTCAAAAGTTGATGACCACACAGTGTTTCACTATTTTGGTCCCCAAGAAGGGAGATATCAATCGCTAGCTagaataaaattcaatttaagcgaaatattgGACTTGtaataaaaagacaaaattatGAAATGCCATAGACAAAGAGAAAATGGACAAAAAGGGACCATCACTCTAGAAGAGAAGATAAGATATTTAAATATGACAAAATCAAGGAGAAAGATTACTCAAACATGAGTTCTTTAGTAAGTGATCCTAATACTCTTTATTACTGATAGCAAAGAGATCTGAATGTACTTACCTATAGTAGAATCTTAGATTTTGTTCTCCAATGGCTCTCTTCCTTCAATGGCTGATAGAAGCTTTCAAACCACTTTTGCCTTTTGCATCCATTTTTATAGCAGCGCTTCTGATGAAGTTTGTCCTGAAAAAAAACCAGAGAAAGAAAAATCTACCACCGAGTCCTAAAACGTTACCAATCATTGGCAACCTTCACCAGGTAGGTATACACAACCCTCACATAGCTCTCCACAGTCAAGCACAAAAATATGGTCCCATCATGTTTTTACAGCTTGGTGAGATCCCAACCGTGGTGATTTCATCGGCTAGATTGGCTAAGGAAGTCCTCAAAACCCATGATCTTGTACTCGCAAGCCGCCCTCAGCTCTTTTCAGCAAAATACTTGTTCTATGATTGCTCAGATATTGCCTTTGCTCCATATGGTGCCTACTGGAGAAATGTAAGAAAACTTTGCATTCTTGAGCTGCTGAGTGCTAAGCGAGTCCTATCATTCAGCTATGTCAGGGAAGAAGAAGTTGCTCGTTTGGTTAGTCGGATAGCAGAGTCTTCTTCCTCTGGCATCACCAACGTAAGCAAAATTGTTGGGCTGTATGCTAATGATGTCCTTTGCCGGGTTGCACTTGGAAGGGACTTCTCACAAGGAGGGGAGTATGATCAGCATGGTTTCCAAAAGATGCTTGATGATTACCAGGCACTGCTTGGAGGATTCAGTCTTGGAGATTATTTCCCATCCATGGAGTTTGTACATAGCTTAACAGGTATGAAAAGAAGACTCCTACATACTTTCAGACGGTTTGATGAGTTCTTTGATGAAGTTATAAAAGAACATCAAAATTCGGAAGGAAAACAAGAGGAACGAAAGGACCTTGTAGACGTCTTACTTGATATACAGAAGAACGGTTCCAGTGATATGCCTCTTACCATGGATAACATCAAAGCAGTAATCTTGGTAAGCATAGACTTCTTGATTCCCTAAAATTTACTTCAccagaaattaattttatatgtcGTTGTAGGATATGTTTGCAGCAGGAACTGATACTACTTTCATAACGCTTGATTGGGCAATGACGGAGCTGATCATGAATCCTACAGCTATGGCAAAAGCACAAGCAGAAATTCAGAACATTGTTGGTGAGAGAAGAGTTGTACTAGAGAGTGATCTGCCTAAGCTTAACTATATGAAAGCTATAATCAAAGAGGTTTTCCGTTTACATCCTCCTGTCCCAGTTTTGCTCCCAAGAGAGTCAATGGAAGATGTTATCATTGATGGGTACGACATTCCTGCTAAAACTCGGATTTATGTGAATGCATGGGCAATGGGGAGGGACCCGGAAGTATGGGAGAATCCAGAAATATTTAAACCAGAAAGATTTATGGGCAGCAGTATAGACTTCAAAGGGCAGGAGTTTGAGCTGATACCGTTTGGAGCTGGTAGACGAAGCTGTCCAGCCATCACATTTGGAATAGCAACTGTTGAGCTTGCTTTAGCTCAACTTCTGCATAGCTTTGATTGGGAATTGCCACCAGGTGTAAAAGCTCAGGATATAGATAATACAGAAGCTTTTGGGATCTCAATGCACAGGGTAGTTCCTCTGCACGCGATCGCCAAATCACACTTTCTGTAAGGCAGACATGGCCATAAACATGGTAGTCATTTTGCTTTTGCCTGCGTCAAGATATGCTTTCTGCAATAATA is part of the Mercurialis annua linkage group LG3, ddMerAnnu1.2, whole genome shotgun sequence genome and encodes:
- the LOC126673195 gene encoding cytochrome P450 736A117-like, whose translation is MTNGYLFNIVRKMLSSHQFSSELQQHGTSSLLLPLFFTILASSFIIFFFKKPSPLNRKLPPSPPNFPIIGNLHQLGLHPHRSLRSLAHTHGPIMLLHLGSKPVLVISSAELARDVMKTQDLIFADRPITKIQMMLLYDKKDVAFASYGEYWRQIKSLCVLHLLSNKRVRSYSKIREEEINLIIDTLKNSSSSTSVVNLSDLIIKVTNNIVCRIAMGKKYNLVELGGRAFKEIFNDIADLLGSSDVGDYIPWLGWVNHVTGLYAKARKVAKEFDDFLENVVEEHIASGCYMKEDTTNKDFVDVLLWLQKENLAGFPIDRTCIKAITLDIFAGGTDTTYTLMEWVMTELLRHPEIMKRVQSEIREIAKDKIFISETDLNKLQYLKAVIKETFRMHPPVPLLVPRVARKDVKLQGYDIAAGTQVLINAFAIGRDAASWDQAEEFRPDRFLNSSIDFRGHDFELIPFGSGRRICPGIHFATITYELVLANLLYKFDWTLHGVAKGEDLDTTESTGISIHKRNPLFVVATPHI
- the LOC130014688 gene encoding cytochrome P450 736A117-like, with the translated sequence MLSSHQFSSELQQHGTSSLLLPLFFTILASSFIIFFFKKPSPLNRNLPPSPPKFPIIGNLHQLGLHPHRSLRSLAHTHGPIMLLHFGSKPVLVVSSAELARNIMKTQDLIFADRPTRKIQMMLMYDQKDVAFASYGEYWRQMKSLCVLHLLSNKRVRSYSKIREEEINLMIDTLKNSSSSSTSVVNLSEVIVKVTNHVVCRIAMGKKYNPVESGGRAFKEIFNDFTYVLGSFDVGDYIPWLGWVNHVTGLYAKARKVAKELDDFLENVVEEHIASGCYMKEDTNQDFVDVMLWLQKENLTGFPIDRTCIKAITLDIFAAGTDTTYTLMEWAMTELLRHPEIMKRVQNEIREIAKDKTFISEADLNKLQYLKAVIKETFRMHPPVPLLVPRVAMKDVKLQGYDIAAGTQVLINAYAIGRDRALWDQPEEFQPDRFLNSSIDFRGHDFELIPFGSGRRMCPGIHFAMITDELALANLLYKFDWTLHGVAKGEDLDTTESTGISIHKKNPLFVVATPFI
- the LOC126673201 gene encoding cytochrome P450 71AP13-like, with protein sequence MALFLQWLIEAFKPLLPFASIFIAALLMKFVLKKNQRKKNLPPSPKTLPIIGNLHQVGIHNPHIALHSQAQKYGPIMFLQLGEIPTVVISSARLAKEVLKTHDLVLASRPQLFSAKYLFYDCSDIAFAPYGAYWRNVRKLCILELLSAKRVLSFSYVREEEVARLVSRIAESSSSGITNVSKIVGLYANDVLCRVALGRDFSQGGEYDQHGFQKMLDDYQALLGGFSLGDYFPSMEFVHSLTGMKRRLLHTFRRFDEFFDEVIKEHQNSEGKQEERKDLVDVLLDIQKNGSSDMPLTMDNIKAVILDMFAAGTDTTFITLDWAMTELIMNPTAMAKAQAEIQNIVGERRVVLESDLPKLNYMKAIIKEVFRLHPPVPVLLPRESMEDVIIDGYDIPAKTRIYVNAWAMGRDPEVWENPEIFKPERFMGSSIDFKGQEFELIPFGAGRRSCPAITFGIATVELALAQLLHSFDWELPPGVKAQDIDNTEAFGISMHRVVPLHAIAKSHFL